A part of Myxococcus landrumus genomic DNA contains:
- a CDS encoding AAA family ATPase, translating to MQSHPPPYLHAARAFRHFFNELRDVYLERETLFTQLELALLSREHVLVVGPPGTAKSAIASAVLGRIIDEQTGLPSLFSKQLAESTVQTDLLGPVDFKVLTETGRTEYLTDEGMLGSQHAFLDEIFDGRDMLLRSILNVLFERELKHGRRVTTGRTECVVMTSNRYLSEVLARSPELLLAFADRLSFISFVPKSFARKESRAAMLQRFAHGARADLRAPLSVQQLDLLQDAVARVKVPGPVLEGVEMLADGVERALTAQVSKLPDYVPTKYFSQRSVVKALWALKAAVVRDQIYRRPERPLEASVEDLDALRWFFLLGGPPSTETDALLKSVVDPRERAQLEIVRLEQRTFDEVITKVRQELGGSQEREAHELGITDEAAVVDALSRNWQPSLASTSARALMSKLVPGPRHLQNRAPLLGVARGLVAAMDQRLARGMAGQTEGRSGLSLLASFHDVLELCRVIPELKPGFVPLSEAIARFLETAVEMIALSAESADFDDALKLEGLVGLADNLEEELSRSADLVGILVEGAPASVDRLRTAEAAVRKRVVGAVRRRATVAFQGATPKGRKEPLETLAADSRRLSQLEQSLMSLDPTQPSFKQELLLPLGLSYAREVLSSTPFERIDQYGRAVQAVAENLRREGLPVDVVMGECHGIIDGRLQEHARRLGREEVGPPPATVSVFSGDAYLFYRGTLSTKTPDGELAALQGLEGQLAFARSQSASTFFSEEARAAVAQVELTFLQTRVKYLRGWLTQLLTALPAPESLAERAEVERTVDRLVRSRFPLLALKEGELVRLRGVVALVATTPGEVGTSAQRLEAQLHGIEEDFGRYSRQVLERRSAA from the coding sequence GTGCAATCACATCCGCCTCCGTACCTTCATGCCGCTCGTGCCTTTCGCCATTTCTTCAACGAGCTGCGGGATGTCTACCTGGAGAGAGAGACGCTCTTCACGCAGCTCGAGCTGGCGCTGCTGAGCCGGGAGCATGTGCTGGTGGTGGGGCCGCCTGGGACGGCCAAGAGCGCCATCGCGAGCGCGGTCCTGGGGCGCATCATCGACGAGCAGACGGGGCTGCCATCGCTGTTCTCCAAGCAGCTCGCTGAATCCACGGTGCAGACGGACCTGCTGGGGCCGGTGGACTTCAAGGTCCTGACGGAGACGGGGCGCACCGAGTACCTCACCGACGAGGGCATGCTGGGCTCTCAGCACGCCTTCCTCGATGAGATTTTCGACGGCCGGGACATGTTGCTGCGCTCCATCCTCAACGTGCTGTTCGAGCGCGAGCTCAAGCACGGCCGACGGGTGACGACGGGGCGCACCGAGTGCGTCGTCATGACGAGCAACCGGTACCTCTCGGAGGTCCTGGCCCGCTCGCCCGAGCTGCTGCTGGCCTTCGCCGACCGGTTGAGCTTCATCTCCTTCGTGCCCAAGTCCTTCGCCCGGAAGGAGAGCCGGGCGGCCATGTTGCAGCGCTTCGCCCATGGTGCTCGGGCGGACCTGCGCGCTCCGCTGTCGGTCCAGCAGTTGGACTTGCTCCAGGACGCCGTGGCCCGGGTGAAGGTGCCGGGCCCCGTGCTCGAGGGCGTCGAAATGTTGGCGGATGGGGTGGAGCGCGCCTTGACGGCGCAGGTTTCCAAGCTGCCCGACTACGTGCCGACGAAGTACTTCTCGCAGCGCTCCGTGGTGAAGGCGTTGTGGGCCCTGAAGGCGGCGGTGGTGCGAGACCAGATCTACCGCCGTCCGGAGCGTCCACTGGAAGCCTCGGTGGAGGACCTGGATGCGCTGCGCTGGTTCTTCCTCCTCGGAGGTCCTCCGTCGACCGAGACGGACGCGCTGCTCAAGTCGGTGGTGGACCCGAGGGAGCGCGCGCAGCTCGAAATCGTCCGGTTGGAGCAGCGGACGTTCGACGAGGTCATCACCAAGGTTCGTCAAGAGCTGGGGGGAAGCCAGGAGCGGGAGGCCCATGAGTTGGGCATCACGGATGAGGCCGCCGTGGTGGATGCGCTCTCGCGCAACTGGCAGCCCTCCCTGGCGTCCACCTCCGCTCGTGCGCTGATGTCCAAGCTCGTGCCAGGTCCTCGGCACTTGCAGAACCGAGCCCCCTTGTTGGGCGTCGCTCGTGGGCTGGTGGCGGCGATGGACCAGCGACTCGCTCGAGGGATGGCGGGGCAGACCGAGGGGCGGAGTGGGTTGTCCCTGTTGGCGTCCTTCCATGACGTGTTGGAGCTGTGCCGGGTCATCCCAGAGCTGAAGCCTGGCTTCGTGCCGCTGAGCGAAGCCATCGCCCGTTTCCTCGAAACGGCGGTGGAGATGATTGCCCTGAGCGCCGAGAGCGCTGACTTCGATGACGCCCTCAAGCTGGAGGGGCTGGTGGGGCTCGCCGACAACCTGGAAGAGGAGCTGTCCAGGTCGGCCGACCTGGTGGGCATCCTGGTCGAGGGGGCTCCTGCTTCCGTGGACCGGCTGCGCACCGCGGAGGCCGCGGTCCGCAAGCGGGTGGTGGGCGCGGTGAGGCGTCGGGCGACCGTCGCCTTCCAGGGCGCGACACCGAAGGGACGCAAGGAGCCACTGGAGACCCTGGCCGCGGACTCGCGGCGGTTGTCGCAGCTGGAGCAGTCGCTCATGTCCCTGGACCCCACGCAGCCGAGCTTCAAGCAGGAGCTGCTGTTGCCCCTGGGGCTCTCCTACGCACGCGAGGTCCTGTCCTCCACGCCCTTCGAGCGCATCGACCAGTACGGGCGCGCGGTCCAGGCCGTGGCGGAGAACCTGCGTCGCGAGGGGCTCCCCGTGGACGTGGTCATGGGCGAATGCCACGGCATCATCGATGGCCGACTGCAAGAGCACGCCCGCCGCCTGGGCCGGGAAGAGGTGGGCCCCCCTCCCGCGACGGTCTCCGTCTTCAGTGGTGATGCCTATCTCTTCTACCGGGGGACGCTCTCCACGAAGACCCCGGACGGAGAGCTCGCGGCGCTCCAAGGGCTGGAGGGACAGCTGGCGTTCGCGCGGTCGCAATCCGCCTCGACGTTCTTCTCCGAGGAGGCCCGCGCGGCCGTGGCGCAAGTCGAGCTCACGTTCCTCCAGACTCGCGTCAAGTATCTGCGCGGCTGGCTGACGCAGCTCCTCACGGCCTTGCCCGCACCCGAGTCGCTCGCGGAGCGTGCCGAGGTGGAGCGCACGGTGGATCGGCTCGTGCGAAGCCGGTTCCCGTTGCTCGCCCTGAAGGAAGGCGAGCTCGTGCGGCTGCGCGGGGTGGTGGCGTTGGTCGCGACCACTCCAGGTGAGGTGGGGACGAGCGCGCAGCGACTGGAGGCTCAGCTCCATGGCATCGAAGAGGACTTCGGACGCTACAGCCGGCAGGTGCTGGAGCGGCGGTCCGCCGCATGA
- a CDS encoding thiol-disulfide oxidoreductase DCC family protein — MRMALMTTPPGHDVLLYDGHCRICSGAAREFKRLLGGRGTELRSFRDDGVLEAFPGISPERCEKAMQLVQADGRVLEGAEAIVRALGRHPLGRLLYVYYVPGLRQLADVLYGAIARYRFKIAGRNCSDAGCAVHFK; from the coding sequence ATGCGGATGGCGCTGATGACGACACCGCCGGGACACGACGTGCTCCTCTACGACGGGCATTGCCGCATCTGCAGCGGCGCGGCCCGTGAGTTCAAGCGGCTGCTGGGGGGCCGTGGGACGGAGCTGCGCTCCTTCCGGGACGACGGCGTGCTGGAGGCCTTTCCGGGAATCAGCCCGGAGCGCTGCGAGAAGGCCATGCAGTTGGTCCAGGCGGACGGCCGGGTGTTGGAAGGGGCCGAGGCCATCGTCCGTGCCCTGGGCCGGCATCCCCTGGGCCGGTTGCTCTACGTGTACTACGTCCCAGGACTCCGCCAACTCGCGGACGTCCTCTATGGGGCCATCGCCCGCTACCGGTTCAAGATTGCAGGACGGAACTGCTCGGACGCTGGGTGCGCGGTCCACTTCAAATGA
- a CDS encoding FHA domain-containing protein: MEAMEYCPRCDTENPRDATVCRACGSPLRSGTMVMAVASLSSRPQVSIRVVRADGGPESVVRMLRDTLTCGQQGEIPLPDDPFIMPVQMRFFFSGSRLAVEDVGGANGVFVRLRQERELSPGGELRLGRQRLVLEPIPTATQGPGGTQVWGSPDPGYRLRLIQILEGGLRGAAYPLREGDNLLGREQGDLTFPTDGFVSGRHAVLQVRQDRLTVRDVGSSNGTFIRLAGPTFVDNGDHYLIGRQLLRVEIQAPLA, from the coding sequence ATGGAAGCGATGGAATACTGCCCCCGCTGCGACACCGAGAACCCCCGGGATGCCACCGTCTGCCGAGCGTGCGGCTCGCCGCTCCGCTCCGGGACGATGGTCATGGCCGTGGCCAGCCTGTCCTCGCGCCCCCAGGTCTCCATCCGCGTCGTGCGGGCGGACGGGGGACCCGAGTCCGTTGTCCGGATGCTGCGCGACACCCTCACCTGCGGCCAGCAGGGGGAAATCCCGCTCCCGGATGACCCCTTCATCATGCCCGTCCAGATGCGCTTCTTCTTCTCCGGCTCGAGGCTGGCCGTCGAGGACGTGGGCGGCGCCAACGGCGTCTTCGTCCGCCTGCGCCAGGAGCGGGAGCTGTCCCCCGGAGGCGAGCTGCGCCTGGGACGGCAACGGCTGGTGCTGGAGCCCATCCCCACCGCCACCCAGGGCCCTGGGGGCACCCAGGTCTGGGGCTCACCGGATCCCGGCTACCGCCTGAGGCTCATCCAGATTCTGGAGGGAGGACTTCGGGGCGCGGCCTATCCGCTGCGCGAGGGCGACAACCTGCTGGGACGCGAGCAGGGCGACCTCACCTTCCCCACGGACGGCTTCGTCTCAGGCCGCCATGCGGTGCTGCAGGTTCGCCAGGACCGGCTGACGGTGCGGGACGTGGGTTCGTCCAACGGCACCTTCATTCGGCTGGCGGGCCCGACATTCGTGGACAACGGCGACCACTACCTCATCGGCCGCCAACTGCTTCGTGTGGAGATTCAGGCGCCGCTGGCTTGA
- a CDS encoding DNA integrity scanning protein DisA nucleotide-binding domain protein → MSENTKFDREFLRSALSLAAKSDVDHFLYICDTPIPPEELRGRPARKKLVYAVTLDKLAQEHQQRKVRALVIPAYDYSRTERVKVALVSALSQGAFKEGDLVLCMTGRVGRAPDTLMQMRIGGSLDDRLAIEGVKLGEEFNSQVVDALIQLALQIGQEGFEGHPIGTIITIGDHTTVLEKSRQMTINPFQGLSEAERNVLDPKIREAIKNFSVLDGAFVIREDGVVLAAGRYLSAADEAVKIPLGLGARHAAAAGITSTTHCIALVVSQTSGAVRLFKGGNIVLELHQTARRT, encoded by the coding sequence ATGAGTGAGAACACGAAGTTTGATCGAGAATTCCTTCGCTCGGCCCTCTCCCTGGCCGCGAAGAGCGATGTGGATCACTTCCTCTACATCTGTGACACGCCCATCCCTCCCGAGGAACTCCGGGGGCGGCCTGCTCGCAAGAAGCTCGTGTACGCGGTGACGCTGGACAAGCTCGCCCAGGAGCACCAGCAGCGAAAAGTCCGCGCACTCGTGATTCCAGCGTACGACTACTCGCGCACCGAGCGAGTCAAGGTGGCTCTCGTGTCCGCGCTCTCCCAGGGCGCGTTCAAGGAAGGCGACCTGGTGCTCTGCATGACGGGCCGCGTGGGCCGCGCTCCCGACACGCTGATGCAGATGCGAATCGGTGGCTCGCTCGATGACCGGCTCGCCATCGAGGGTGTGAAGCTGGGCGAGGAGTTCAACTCGCAGGTGGTGGACGCGCTCATCCAGCTCGCGCTCCAGATTGGCCAGGAGGGCTTCGAGGGCCATCCCATCGGCACCATCATCACCATCGGTGACCACACGACGGTGCTCGAGAAGAGCCGTCAGATGACCATCAATCCGTTCCAGGGCCTGTCCGAGGCGGAGCGGAACGTGCTGGACCCGAAGATTCGCGAGGCCATCAAGAACTTCTCCGTGCTGGATGGCGCCTTCGTCATCCGGGAGGACGGCGTGGTCCTGGCCGCCGGGCGCTATCTGTCCGCCGCGGACGAAGCCGTGAAGATTCCGCTCGGCCTGGGCGCACGTCATGCGGCCGCGGCCGGCATCACCTCCACCACGCACTGCATCGCGCTGGTGGTGAGCCAGACGTCCGGAGCGGTGCGGCTGTTCAAGGGCGGAAATATCGTCCTCGAGCTGCACCAGACGGCGCGCCGCACCTGA
- a CDS encoding vWA domain-containing protein — protein MLSRQLTELRRRLDSLRESPPSVSGRRWWSFGRKVAGPGDLALPVLTALHRDLDRVGVHTSADAQLLRTLGARRGLAGTLSQGLHARAGQALEEFEECVARVERSWRAGAMPPGALTVLERAFVQLARAVKVADLFARPQLDAMEDDEDFIVYERPAMAQRHRAPTSARMAVAEFFALRARLNVLDVVQKRRDLDLAHEMLLRLGADHDRDRGLPLRREVAEGRERIRAVPAVRSLDELMRHVRHSAKTDPRAAYRSLRGLYERALEAGDVELTRAARSALEPLLPTQESLTSLVERAERDALSRWFGEPGGEERPEAASPRPEELLTDLAFSLRPEQLATFELAEGCARYFDVEDALTEEIVLAETQVSKPVSRRVPYPTQTMTFETTGGLHEVNNFVLTDPRMLLRDLAANRQLVRAYVEDAPPPERKKVKRTAVRVYVCDASGSMHGARARFRDALIIAELNNLRVKARRGEVFDPLYFSFFNDVPTELARVDTAAEATRQIERLFRDSPAEGQTDISLALMSAFDSIRAAQGRDPYLARATVVLVTDGEDRVDLDLIRRTRAPMGSLDIALSFISLGEENPDLRSLIREQRASGVRAFYHHLSDEEIQWARTEFDTPWRTLLPRDVPTTSEALEQLAPHLEALEAVAGGRATSAPVAVEASFEALFPEAPTRQQGAQAPGQDELSRVADILGALAEAASLAPADKRATESVVLLQHLLTVYGLTPARYLAVLSVGGPSVEDALSRVRLLCRPFG, from the coding sequence ATGCTCTCCCGCCAGCTCACGGAGCTGCGACGACGCCTGGACTCTCTTCGTGAATCGCCGCCCTCCGTGTCGGGACGGCGTTGGTGGTCCTTCGGGCGAAAGGTGGCGGGGCCGGGAGACCTGGCCCTGCCCGTGCTCACCGCGCTGCACCGCGACCTGGACCGCGTCGGAGTGCACACCTCCGCGGATGCGCAGTTGCTTCGCACGTTGGGGGCGCGGCGAGGCCTCGCGGGCACCTTGTCGCAGGGGCTTCATGCCCGTGCTGGCCAGGCGCTGGAGGAGTTCGAGGAGTGCGTGGCGCGCGTCGAGCGCTCCTGGCGCGCGGGCGCGATGCCTCCGGGGGCGCTCACGGTGCTCGAGCGGGCCTTTGTCCAGCTTGCTCGGGCCGTCAAGGTGGCGGACCTCTTCGCGCGTCCGCAGCTCGATGCGATGGAGGATGACGAGGACTTCATCGTCTACGAGCGTCCCGCCATGGCGCAGCGGCACCGAGCGCCGACGAGTGCCCGGATGGCCGTGGCCGAGTTCTTCGCGCTGCGTGCCCGTCTGAATGTCCTCGACGTGGTGCAGAAGCGGCGGGACCTGGACCTGGCGCACGAAATGCTGCTGCGACTGGGGGCAGACCACGACCGGGATCGGGGCTTGCCCCTGCGTCGCGAGGTGGCGGAAGGACGCGAACGGATTCGCGCGGTGCCCGCCGTGCGCTCCCTCGATGAGCTCATGCGGCACGTGCGCCACTCCGCGAAGACGGACCCTCGGGCCGCGTACCGCTCCCTGCGAGGACTCTACGAGCGAGCGCTCGAAGCTGGAGATGTGGAGCTGACTCGGGCGGCGCGCAGTGCCCTGGAGCCGTTGCTCCCCACCCAGGAGAGCTTGACGTCCCTGGTGGAGCGCGCCGAGCGCGATGCCCTGTCCCGCTGGTTCGGAGAGCCCGGGGGAGAGGAGCGCCCCGAGGCCGCCTCGCCGCGCCCCGAGGAACTCCTGACCGACCTGGCCTTCTCGCTTCGTCCCGAGCAACTGGCGACCTTCGAGCTGGCGGAGGGCTGCGCCCGGTACTTCGACGTGGAGGATGCGCTCACCGAGGAGATCGTCCTCGCGGAGACCCAGGTCTCGAAGCCCGTATCAAGGCGCGTTCCCTATCCCACGCAGACGATGACCTTCGAGACGACGGGCGGCCTGCACGAGGTGAACAACTTCGTGCTGACGGACCCGCGGATGTTGCTGCGAGACCTCGCCGCCAACCGCCAGCTCGTGCGCGCCTACGTGGAGGACGCTCCGCCGCCCGAGCGCAAGAAGGTGAAGCGCACCGCCGTGCGTGTCTACGTCTGCGACGCGTCCGGTTCCATGCATGGTGCCCGCGCCCGGTTCCGCGATGCCCTCATCATCGCCGAGCTGAACAACCTGCGCGTCAAGGCCCGCCGGGGCGAGGTGTTCGACCCGCTCTACTTCAGCTTCTTCAACGATGTGCCCACGGAGCTCGCCCGCGTGGACACCGCCGCCGAGGCCACCCGGCAGATCGAGCGTCTGTTCCGGGACTCACCCGCGGAGGGCCAGACGGACATCTCGCTGGCGCTGATGTCGGCCTTCGACTCCATCCGCGCGGCGCAGGGGAGGGACCCGTACCTCGCACGGGCCACCGTGGTGCTCGTCACCGATGGCGAGGACCGCGTGGACCTGGACCTCATCCGCCGCACCCGCGCGCCCATGGGCTCGCTGGATATCGCGCTGAGCTTCATCTCGCTGGGAGAGGAGAATCCGGACCTGCGTTCGCTCATCCGTGAGCAGCGCGCCTCCGGTGTCCGCGCCTTCTACCACCACCTCTCCGACGAGGAGATTCAGTGGGCTCGCACCGAGTTCGACACGCCCTGGCGCACGCTGCTGCCCCGGGACGTGCCCACCACGTCGGAGGCGCTGGAGCAACTCGCCCCGCACCTGGAGGCGCTCGAGGCCGTGGCTGGCGGCCGGGCCACCTCGGCCCCCGTCGCGGTGGAGGCGTCGTTCGAGGCGCTCTTCCCTGAGGCCCCCACCAGGCAACAAGGAGCGCAGGCTCCGGGCCAGGATGAGCTCAGCCGCGTGGCGGACATTCTCGGAGCACTGGCGGAGGCTGCCTCCCTCGCGCCCGCGGACAAGCGCGCCACGGAGAGCGTGGTGCTCCTCCAACACTTGCTGACGGTGTACGGGCTGACCCCTGCGCGCTACCTCGCCGTGCTGTCCGTGGGAGGACCGTCGGTGGAGGATGCCTTGTCTCGTGTGCGGCTGTTGTGCCGGCCCTTCGGTTAG
- a CDS encoding TraR/DksA family transcriptional regulator, whose amino-acid sequence MNQKDLKRYKKMLEDSKTSLLESAKKTLVEESSFDTDDLPDEIDLASSEYAQSMVFRLRDREKFLLQKIDRALARIEDGTFGVCERCEEDISPKRLEARPVTTLCIRCKEEQEKKEKSYG is encoded by the coding sequence GTGAACCAGAAAGATCTCAAGCGTTACAAGAAGATGCTCGAGGACAGCAAGACGAGCCTGCTCGAGAGCGCCAAGAAGACCCTGGTGGAGGAGTCGAGTTTCGACACGGATGACCTCCCCGACGAGATTGACCTGGCATCTTCCGAATATGCGCAGTCCATGGTGTTCCGGCTCCGGGACCGGGAGAAGTTCCTGCTTCAGAAGATTGATCGGGCGCTGGCGCGTATCGAGGACGGGACGTTCGGCGTCTGCGAGCGTTGCGAGGAGGACATCTCTCCCAAGCGGTTGGAGGCGCGTCCCGTGACGACGCTCTGCATCCGCTGCAAGGAGGAGCAGGAGAAGAAGGAGAAGTCCTACGGCTGA